In Zunongwangia sp. HGR-M22, the sequence TTTGCAATTTCAGGAAGATCTGGTTTTGCTAAAAACATTTCCAGTAAAAATGATCCGCCAATGATAGCGATAAGTGCTACGATAAAAGCTTCCATTTTTCGCATGCCTTTATTCAGTAAAAAAAGCAATAGAAAACTATCGAATACTGTAATTGAAACTCCCCAAAGCAACGGAATATCAAATAATAACTGCAGTCCAATCGCCATCCCTACAACTTCAGCCAGATCGCAGGCTGCTATGGCAATTTCAGCAAAAATATAAAGTATAAAATTTACAAAAGGAGGATATTCTTCTCTGGAAGCCTGAGCTAGATCGACACCTCTAACTATACCCAGCCGCGTACATAAACTTTGTAAGAGCAATGCCATAATATTAGACATCAATAGCACCCAAAGCAATGAATAACCAAACTGGCTACCACCAGCCAGATCTGTGGCCCAATTACCGGGATCCATATACCCCACACTTATTAAATACGCCGGACCCAAAAATGCCAAAATACGCTTCCAACCCGTTTTTTTACCGGAAGTGTTTACCGAGTGATGAACCTCACCCAAAGATTTATTTTGGTTGAAATTACTCAACTTTGGCCGGTTTTAGATAAATATTATTCGCTGCCACTTTAGATATGGTAAGCTCCTTACTGTTTATCTGTAGTATCATAGAACCATCAAACTGTTCCTTTTCAAGAATGCTTATAGTTTTGCCCAATTTAATTTTATTACGATCTAAATACTGAAGAAAAGCTGCGGAAGAATCTTTTACGCCTACACATACGCCTTGTTCACCCTGATCGAATTCAGCTAAAATTTTCTTCTCCAGATTCACAAAATTACCTTCGGCGTCGGGAATTGGATCTCCGTGAGGATCGCGTTTAGGAAATTCTAAAAATTTATCCAGTTTATCTATTAGTTCATCAGATTTAATATGTTCTAATTGCTCGGCAATGTCGTGCACCTCATCCCAGTTAAACTGAAGCTTTTCCACCAAAAAATACTCCCACAATCGATGTTTACGAATCACCTGAATGGCAATATGCTCTCCTTTCTCGCTAAGCTTTACGCCCTGATACTTTTTATAATTTACCAGTTCTTTTTCTGAAAGTTTCTTCACCATATCGGTTACCGATGAAGCTTTGGTCTCCATTTCTTCTGCGAGCGCATTAGTACTTACACCACGAACATATTTTTTCTGTAAGTGATAAATCGATTTTAGATAGTTTTCTTCGGAAAGCGTCATTTCAAATTTAATTATACACAAAAATACATTTTTTTAAATTAAAACAAATTTTTAGATTTGTCTAAAAATAATATTTAACTCAGCTAATTAAATTGGTAATATGAAGATTTTAAAACTGTTACTATTTATTTTTCCGGTGATTTTACAAGCCCAGCAAGAGATTGAGATTACCGGAAAAGTAGTAAGTAACGGTCGTCCTGTACCTTTCGCAAATATTTTAGTAGTAGGAAAAGAGCAGGGTACTTCAGCCGATCGTGAAGGCAACTTCAGTTTAAGCATTTCAGAAAAAACATCTCTAAAGTTTCAGGCCATTGGTTATAAAACAAAAATCATAAAAATCACACCTGAAATTATACAAAATCAGCCTTCAATTATTCAGCTTGAAGAAGACCAATTAGGTTTAGATCAAATTGTAGTAAGCGCCACCAGAAATAGAGTGAACATCAAAGAAGCTCCCGTAATTGTAAATGTTCTAAGTCCAAAACTATTTAATGCCACCCAATCCATTTCGGTTGCAGAAAGTTTAAATTTTCAACCCGGTGTTCGAGTGGAAACCAATTGCCAAAACTGCGGCTTTACTCAGGTTCGATTAAATGGACTTGACGGAAGTTATACTCAGGTTTTAATTAATAGTCGAGCCGTATTTTCAGCATTAAACAGCGTGTATGGGTTAGAGCAAATTCCGACTTCTATTTTAGATCGGATAGAAGTGGTTCGAAGTGGTGGCTCTGCATTGTATGGTTCTAACGCCATCGCAGGAACGGTAAATATTATAACCAAAGATCCTGTGCTGAATTCATGGCAATTTTCTTCTAATCTTGGTTTGATCGACGGAAAAACTCCAGACCGAACATTAAATCTAAATGCATCGGTAGTGAGTGAAGATTTAAACAATGGTATCACAGTTTTCGGAATGAAACGCGACCGCGATAGTTACGATGCCAACGGCGATGGATTTACTGAAATAACCGAACTCACCAACACCAGCTTAGGCGCTAAAGCTTTTTTAAAACCAAACGAAAAAAGTAAGATAACCTTAGATATTACCGCTTTAGAAGAATATCGCCGTGGCGGAAACAAATTAGATTTAGCTCCGCATCTTACTGATATTACTGAAGAATTAGACCATAATACCGTAATTGGCGGAATTACCTATGACATTAGGAATGAAGATGGCAGCAACAATTTTTCAATATACACTTCTGCCCAGCATACCGATCGAAAAAGCTTTTATGGCGGTTTGGGTGGGGGGCGTACTCGACAGGATTCGATTAGCGCTGCCAATGCCTACGGGAATACGAAGGATTTAGCGCTATTAGTGGGTGGGCAATTCACTCGAAACTTTAAAAATAATGATAATATTTTAACCGTCGGAACCGAATATAACCTAAGCAATACCGAAGACAATATTCCCGGTTACAATTGCTATATCGATCAAAAAGTGAATTCAATCGGAACTTTTGCTCAGTACGAATGGAAACCCTCACAAAAATTTACGGCACTTATTGGTGGCCGGTTAGATTATGTAAATGTTGATGGAAGTTATACTATCCAAAATATCAATCGAAATTCAGAAATCGATCAAACTGTTTTAAGTCCGCGTTTAACCTTACGCTATAAGCTATCTGACGATTGGCAGTTTAGAGGAGGTTATGCTCGCGGTTTTAGAGCTCCGCAAGCCTTTAACGAAGATCTTCATGTTTCCTCTGTAGGAGGCGAACCACAATTTGTTATTTTATCGAACGATTTAGAAACCGAATACTCTAACGCCTACACTGCTTCGATAAACTATTCCAATAATTTTAATAAACTGCAAACCAATTTCTTGTTAGAAGGCTTTTATACCGATCTTGAAAATCCGTTTACTACAATAAGTACCGGTGCCAGTTTACCAAATGGTTCTATTTTAGAAGAAGTAAGAAATGGTAGCGGCGCCTATGTAAGCGGAACGAATATTGAAATTGGCATTTCTCCTTCTTCAAAATTAAGTTTTCAGATGGGCGGAACTATTCAGAATTCCAGATATAAAGAAAATCAGGTTTTATTTGAAAGTGACGGAAACACCCCAAATGAAAGTGATATTGTTATTTCTGAATTTGTGCGTAATCCAAATGTATATGGGTATTTAAATACTAATGTATCTATTTTTGAAGAAACAAGTCTCGACATTACCGGAACCTACACCGGATCGATGACGGTACCACACGTAATTAGCGACTCCGGTTTTCTAGAACTTAACGAAAGTGATTCTTTTTACGATATTAATCTAAAAGTAACCCATCATATCGATATTACTGAAAATTTTCAGATGAATGTTTATGGCGGAGTTCAGAATATATTTAATGAGTATCAAGACGATTTTGATACAGGCGCGGCTCGAGATTCCGATTATATTTACGGCCCAGCACAACCCCGAACTTTTTACTTCGGAATAAAGTTTGGAAACCTGCATAATTTATAGAATTTAGAAATGAGATCGCTGCGCTGTTAGAATTTAGATAATAGAGAAAAGAGGCAAGAAACAGGACTAAATTATATTCAATTTGAAGATTTGATAATTTGGAAATGCCTTAATACGAAATAAGAATTTAGATCACTGCATTCTTAGAAATAGAGAAGAGATATGAGATTTTGAATGCCGACTGGTGGATAGATTTAACTTCATATGAATGCTTCTGCTGTCGTCGTGCTGAACTTGATCCAGCATCTCATCCTGATGAGAAAATAGAGTAAAATGCTGAATTTTGAATAAAAAAATATGAAGGCTAATTGTTTTCCGAAAACCGTTAACTAATTAAAATTGAATAGATAAAACCAGAATATGACTAAAAATTTTCAAATTTTAATCTTATTCCTAGCTCTTCCCTTACTAGGGCGTAGTCAGGAAAACGATAAAATAAACTGGCTGGATTTTGAGCAATTAGAAGGTTCTCTTAGCGTAAAACCTAAGAAAACCTTTATCTATTTTTATGCAGATTGGTGCGTGTATTGCAAAAAAATGGATCGAAATGCTTTTAAAAACCCTGAAATTATTACAAAATTGAATTCAGAATTCTATGCCGTAAAAATGAACGCGGAAAGCACCGATACGATCACTTTTGAAGGTCAGATATTTTACAATCAACAAGCCGAAACACAACGGAATGGCATTCATCAGATTCCGTTGCTCTTGGCAAGCAGGGAAAAGAGTGAACTTAGCTTACCAGCAATATTAATTTTGGACGAAAAATTTAGGGTTCTACATCGCGAATTTAATTATTTAGCGACTGAAAAAATGTTGGAGTTGCTTAGTCATAATTAACTATTCTTGCGCTGCTAAAGGTAAAATAACAAGTAATTCAAAATCAGAAATCTCTATCTCTTCTAGAACTTCTCCATTTACCGATGCTCCCACCGGAATAATATAAGAATAACAAGGTTCTTCTATTTGTTCTGTCTGTATAACCAGATCGACTGTTTCATACCCATCAATACTAATTTGATATTGAAAAGTTTCCATATTACCGAGCAAAAATACTCCCAGAGAATATTGAGTTTCGCTAAGTATAGAATTAGGTTCTGCGTATTCGATTTCGGGTATATAAATAAATTCGGGATTCCCTAAATCTGATTCTATTGTAAGGGTCTCTGGATCGATACTTCCGTTTTCAAGAAGATTTTCTCCCGAAGCATCTACCAGTCGTATTAAACATTCCGGAGCATAATAAGAATCTAGTAATAGACCTCGTGAAGAACATTCGGTTTCCGCATCATCATCACCTGCGCAACCTACCAGAAATATCAATAAATATAAATATCGTAAACTAGCTTTCATAAAGTACTGTTTAATAGATAGATACCTAAAATACTAAATGATTGCGTACCTATATATAAATAATTTGCGTTAGGGATTGCAGTGAAAATCCTTTTGCGAGGCACGAGCAAAAGATTGTAGCGTAAAGCCCGGCCGAAGGCAACGCCCAAAATTTAATCCATCGAACAATCGAACATGTGCTAAATTAATTACAAATGGCTCGATGAGCCTTAGAAGCCTCGTTCTTTTTGGATGGTATCGTAAGCTT encodes:
- a CDS encoding metal-dependent transcriptional regulator; this translates as MTLSEENYLKSIYHLQKKYVRGVSTNALAEEMETKASSVTDMVKKLSEKELVNYKKYQGVKLSEKGEHIAIQVIRKHRLWEYFLVEKLQFNWDEVHDIAEQLEHIKSDELIDKLDKFLEFPKRDPHGDPIPDAEGNFVNLEKKILAEFDQGEQGVCVGVKDSSAAFLQYLDRNKIKLGKTISILEKEQFDGSMILQINSKELTISKVAANNIYLKPAKVE
- a CDS encoding thioredoxin family protein; protein product: MTKNFQILILFLALPLLGRSQENDKINWLDFEQLEGSLSVKPKKTFIYFYADWCVYCKKMDRNAFKNPEIITKLNSEFYAVKMNAESTDTITFEGQIFYNQQAETQRNGIHQIPLLLASREKSELSLPAILILDEKFRVLHREFNYLATEKMLELLSHN
- a CDS encoding TonB-dependent receptor, encoding MKILKLLLFIFPVILQAQQEIEITGKVVSNGRPVPFANILVVGKEQGTSADREGNFSLSISEKTSLKFQAIGYKTKIIKITPEIIQNQPSIIQLEEDQLGLDQIVVSATRNRVNIKEAPVIVNVLSPKLFNATQSISVAESLNFQPGVRVETNCQNCGFTQVRLNGLDGSYTQVLINSRAVFSALNSVYGLEQIPTSILDRIEVVRSGGSALYGSNAIAGTVNIITKDPVLNSWQFSSNLGLIDGKTPDRTLNLNASVVSEDLNNGITVFGMKRDRDSYDANGDGFTEITELTNTSLGAKAFLKPNEKSKITLDITALEEYRRGGNKLDLAPHLTDITEELDHNTVIGGITYDIRNEDGSNNFSIYTSAQHTDRKSFYGGLGGGRTRQDSISAANAYGNTKDLALLVGGQFTRNFKNNDNILTVGTEYNLSNTEDNIPGYNCYIDQKVNSIGTFAQYEWKPSQKFTALIGGRLDYVNVDGSYTIQNINRNSEIDQTVLSPRLTLRYKLSDDWQFRGGYARGFRAPQAFNEDLHVSSVGGEPQFVILSNDLETEYSNAYTASINYSNNFNKLQTNFLLEGFYTDLENPFTTISTGASLPNGSILEEVRNGSGAYVSGTNIEIGISPSSKLSFQMGGTIQNSRYKENQVLFESDGNTPNESDIVISEFVRNPNVYGYLNTNVSIFEETSLDITGTYTGSMTVPHVISDSGFLELNESDSFYDINLKVTHHIDITENFQMNVYGGVQNIFNEYQDDFDTGAARDSDYIYGPAQPRTFYFGIKFGNLHNL